Proteins from a genomic interval of Tachyglossus aculeatus isolate mTacAcu1 chromosome 8, mTacAcu1.pri, whole genome shotgun sequence:
- the LOC119931589 gene encoding histone H2B type 1-P-like — MSETVESVPVPTDGSWKVVAKDLKARKKRKHSRRENYSIYVYKVLKQVHPLTSISTKAMGIMDSFINDIFERIASEASRLARCNKRSTITSREIQTAVLLTLPGELARHAVSEGTKAITKYTTAK, encoded by the coding sequence ATGTCTGAAACAGTCGAGTCCGTGCCAGTGCCCACAGACGGCTCTTGGAAGGTGGTGGCCAAGGATCTGAAGGCTCGCAAGAAGCGGAAGCACAGCCGCCGGGAGAACTACTCCATCTACGTGTACAAGGTGCTGAAGCAGGTCCACCCGCTCACCAGCATCTCGACCAAGGCCATGGGAATCATGGACTCATTTATCAACGACATCTTCGAGCGCATCGCCAGCGAGGCCTCCCGCCTGGCGCGCTGTAACAAGCGCTCGACCATCACATCCCGGGAGATCCAGACAGCCGTGCTGCTGACGCTTCCCGGGGAGCTGGCCAGGCATGCGGTGTCCGAGGGCACCAAGGCCATCACCAAATACACCACCGCGAAATGA